In Calonectris borealis chromosome Z, bCalBor7.hap1.2, whole genome shotgun sequence, a single genomic region encodes these proteins:
- the LOC142075400 gene encoding C-C motif chemokine 21-like: protein MALRLLLPLLLLAATLLIARAQGIGSSASDCCLKNSRKAIPSSWVKSYSLQGPESGCMLRAVVFTTKRNKKICASPTDPAVQKLMQNLDKKVKNDKKDKKKGHSPRPGGRPKRQKRQRV, encoded by the exons ATGGCTCTGCGCCTCCTCCTGCCGCTGCTCCTGCTGGCTGCTACCCTCCTCATCGCCCGGGCTCAAG GCATTGGCAGCTCAGCCTCGGACTGCTGCCTGAAGAACAGCCGGAAAGCCATCCCCAGCAGCTGGGTCAAGTCCTACAGCCTCCAGGGACCCGAGTCGGGATGCATGCTGCGTGCTGTCGT GTTTACTACCAAGAGGAATAAGAAAATCTGCGCCTCTCCCACCGATCCCGCTGTCCAGAAGCTGATGCAGAACCTGGACAAGAAGGTGAAGAACGAcaagaaggacaagaagaagGGACATTCCCCGCGTCCCGGGGGCAGACCCAAGCGGCAGAAGCGGCAGCGGGTCTAA
- the LOC142075837 gene encoding C-C motif chemokine 19-like, whose protein sequence is MVVSHHPKEKQPPSLCSCESLQRERSSSLPAVPTQPAVWSTSSRAQGSRADLTSPAWSTVASSLSSASLSSKMQQLHLLCLSLLVLGCTLDVHGGNNVLDCCLRTRETPIPRRIVQGYRLQLVEDGCDIPAAVFITMKGKLLCAPLQAPWVVRLQERLDASSARKAKPQGK, encoded by the exons ATGGTGGTGAGTCACCATCCCAAGGAGAAACAGCCCCCGTCCCTCTGCTCCTGTGAAAGTTTGCAGCGGGAGCGCTCGTCTTCACTCCCTGCAGTGCCCACGCAACCG GCAGTGTGGAGCACCAGCAGCAGAGCGCAGGGAAGCCGTGCAGACCTcacctctcctgcctggagcaCCGTTGCCTCCAGCCTATCCTCTGCCAGTCTCAGCAGCAAAATGCAGCAACTGCATCTTCTCTGCCTCAGTCTCCTGGTGCTGGGATGTACCCTGGACG TGCATGGCGGGAACAACGTCCTCGACTGCTGCCTGCGGACGAGGGAGACGCCCATCCCGCGACGGATAGTGCAGGGTTACCGGCTCCAGCTGGTGGAGGATGGCTGCGACATCCCGGCTGCCGT GTTCATCACCATGAAAGGCAAGCTCCTCTGTGCCCCCCTCCAAGCCCCGTGGGTGGTTCGCCTCCAAGAGAGGCTGGACGCCAGCTCTGCCAGGAAG GCCAAACCCCAAGGCAAGTAG